One window from the genome of Nocardioides panaciterrulae encodes:
- the mtrA gene encoding MtrAB system response regulator MtrA has translation MTQPAVPQVENSWKGRILVVDDDASLAEMLTIVLRQEGFDSRMCTRGDLAVEEFRDYRPDLVLLDLMLPGKDGIDVCKEIRAESGVPIVMLTAKGDTVDVVVGLESGADDYVVKPFKPKELVARIRARVRRFETPAPESLTIGDLSIDVAGHSVTRDRAPINLTPLEFDLLVCLARKPWQVFTREVLLEQVWGYRHAADTRLVNVHVQRLRSKVEHDPENPEIVVTVRGVGYKAGNP, from the coding sequence ATGACGCAGCCCGCCGTACCGCAGGTCGAGAACTCCTGGAAGGGACGCATCCTCGTCGTCGACGACGACGCCTCCCTCGCGGAGATGCTCACGATCGTGCTGCGGCAGGAGGGTTTCGACAGCCGCATGTGCACCCGCGGCGACCTGGCCGTGGAGGAGTTCCGCGACTACCGGCCCGACCTGGTGCTGCTGGACCTGATGCTGCCGGGCAAGGACGGCATCGACGTGTGCAAGGAGATCCGCGCGGAGTCCGGCGTCCCCATCGTGATGCTCACCGCCAAGGGCGACACCGTCGACGTCGTGGTCGGCCTGGAGTCCGGTGCCGACGACTACGTCGTCAAGCCGTTCAAGCCCAAGGAGCTGGTCGCCCGCATCCGGGCCCGGGTCCGCCGGTTCGAGACGCCGGCGCCGGAGTCGCTGACGATCGGTGACCTGAGCATCGACGTGGCCGGGCACTCGGTGACCCGGGACCGCGCCCCCATCAACCTGACCCCGCTCGAGTTCGACCTGCTGGTCTGCCTGGCGCGCAAGCCGTGGCAGGTCTTCACCCGCGAGGTGCTGCTCGAGCAGGTGTGGGGCTACCGGCACGCGGCCGACACCCGGCTGGTGAACGTGCACGTGCAGCGGCTGCGCTCCAAGGTCGAGCACGACCCGGAGAACCCCGAGATCGTCGTGACCGTGCGTGGCGTCGGGTACAAGGCGGGGAACCCCTAG
- the mtrB gene encoding MtrAB system histidine kinase MtrB gives MSPGALPPRGIPSGLRRALTFWRRSIQARVVASTLVLSAVVVSIVGWYLLQQTRQGLLDHRVAAVVAEANNETTEARNRLAAAPGTDIDAASQQRELVEPIIERGLTRGFDVVLAGPVGEGGRIADGGAESTPGLDLASVPTSLEAHFDRIAGTAWTYTRIRSTGNSGVETDTPGVVVGSQVTLRADGGTYTLYYLFPLDEERQTLALVTRALLTAAVLLLVLVAGMTWLVTRQVVTPIRMARQVAERLASGQLQERLRVAGEDDLARLATSFNQMASNLQRQIRQLEELSRVQRRFVSDVSHELRTPLTTVRMASDVLHDARHDFDPVTARAAELLQTELDRFETLLVDLLEISRFDAGAAVLDAEDVNLVDVAHRVVDMTRPLAEQRGVHVVVQAPSHPCLAEADVRRVERIVRNLVTNAIDHAESRGPEPEVVIQVAGDDHAAAVAVRDYGVGLAPGEAAMVFNRFWRADPARARTSGGTGLGLAISLEDTHLHGGWLQAWGRPGRGAQFRLTLPRRAGTPLRQSPLPLVPSDAEEVVS, from the coding sequence GTGTCTCCCGGTGCGCTGCCCCCGCGCGGCATCCCTTCGGGGCTGCGCCGGGCCCTGACCTTCTGGCGCCGCTCCATCCAGGCGCGGGTCGTCGCGAGCACGCTCGTGCTCTCGGCGGTCGTGGTCAGCATCGTCGGCTGGTACCTGCTCCAGCAGACCCGCCAGGGGCTGCTCGACCACCGGGTCGCCGCGGTCGTGGCGGAGGCCAACAACGAGACCACCGAGGCCCGCAACCGGCTCGCCGCCGCGCCGGGCACCGACATCGATGCCGCCTCCCAGCAGCGCGAGCTGGTCGAGCCGATCATCGAGCGCGGCCTGACCCGCGGGTTCGACGTGGTGCTGGCCGGACCGGTGGGGGAGGGCGGCCGGATCGCCGACGGCGGCGCCGAGTCGACCCCCGGGCTCGACCTCGCCAGCGTCCCGACCTCGCTGGAGGCCCACTTCGACCGGATCGCCGGGACGGCCTGGACCTACACGCGCATCCGCAGCACCGGCAACAGCGGTGTGGAGACCGACACCCCCGGCGTGGTCGTCGGCTCCCAGGTCACCCTGCGCGCGGACGGCGGGACCTACACGCTCTACTACCTCTTCCCGCTCGACGAGGAGCGGCAGACGCTGGCCCTGGTGACCCGCGCCCTGCTGACCGCCGCGGTGCTCCTGCTGGTGCTGGTCGCCGGGATGACCTGGCTGGTCACCCGGCAGGTGGTCACCCCGATCCGGATGGCCCGCCAGGTCGCCGAGCGGCTGGCGTCCGGGCAGCTGCAGGAGCGGCTCCGGGTCGCCGGCGAGGACGACCTGGCCCGCCTGGCCACGTCGTTCAACCAGATGGCCAGCAACCTGCAGCGGCAGATCCGTCAGCTCGAGGAGCTCAGCCGGGTCCAGCGGCGGTTCGTCTCCGACGTGTCCCACGAGCTGCGCACCCCGCTGACGACCGTGCGGATGGCCAGCGACGTGCTGCATGACGCGCGCCACGATTTCGACCCGGTCACCGCGCGCGCCGCCGAGCTGCTGCAGACCGAGCTGGACCGCTTCGAGACGCTGCTGGTGGACCTGCTCGAGATCAGCCGGTTCGACGCCGGCGCGGCGGTCCTCGACGCCGAGGACGTCAACCTCGTCGACGTCGCCCACCGGGTCGTGGACATGACCCGGCCGCTGGCCGAGCAGCGCGGCGTCCACGTCGTGGTCCAGGCGCCGAGCCACCCGTGCCTGGCGGAGGCCGACGTACGCCGGGTCGAGCGGATCGTGCGCAACCTGGTCACCAACGCCATCGACCATGCCGAGTCCCGGGGACCCGAGCCCGAGGTGGTGATCCAGGTGGCCGGGGACGACCACGCCGCCGCGGTGGCGGTGCGCGACTACGGCGTCGGCCTGGCGCCGGGGGAGGCGGCCATGGTGTTCAACCGGTTCTGGCGGGCCGACCCGGCCCGGGCGCGGACCAGCGGCGGCACCGGCCTGGGGCTGGCGATCTCGCTGGAGGACACCCACCTGCACGGCGGCTGGCTGCAGGCCTGGGGGCGGCCCGGGCGGGGCGCGCAGTTCCGGCTGACCCTGCCCCGGCGGGCCGGGACGCCGCTGCGGCAGAGCCCGCTGCCGCTGGTGCCCAGCGACGCCGAGGAGGTGGTCTCGTGA
- a CDS encoding LpqB family beta-propeller domain-containing protein, whose amino-acid sequence MSRRRPWALAVVVTAVTLVLSGCVRLPESGPVVETRSAGSLDDQPIINIDPRPPQPGASATEVVKGFLDAMTATPIQTTVAREFLAKDLRTSWNPQRRLITYADASPPRLRGPSKVAVTLTSADQLDARLAWQGRLPRSKRVVDFPVTMENGEYRIEDAPNALIVPETWFEQRFREVSLYFFDPTATILVPEPVFVPRGDQLTTALVKGLLRGPGTELDRVSRSFIPPGLDYGVSVTVSDAGVADISLKGDVSPENSQAVDLMMAQFAWTLRQDPAVRAFQVTVGGQQIQLPGGVSEVSVEEGAAYDPTGFRSSSLLYGLRDGLLVSGTASGLDPVDGPLGQDREGIRSLAVNLDATRAAGVTDDGSAVVVAPVHAPGTEVRQEASGASDLLRPAWDFADRLWLVDRTPGGARISYVWHDRLTALQVSGITGRQVRGFLVSRDGSRLVAVVHRGRAGDAIMVSRIKHDDQGRVLGAERAQRLVWEGSGRLRIRDLAWRTTTSIAVLNLVGDQLAQVRALPLDGSPPAIGSLSTTLPGNIEGLVGSPAPSEDLYARTRSSLRDLSSSGSGLQNLESGTTALGYVG is encoded by the coding sequence GTGAGCCGCCGCCGCCCGTGGGCCCTGGCCGTGGTCGTCACCGCGGTGACGCTCGTCCTGTCCGGCTGCGTGCGGCTGCCGGAGAGCGGACCGGTCGTCGAGACCAGGTCGGCCGGCTCGCTGGACGACCAGCCGATCATCAACATCGACCCGCGGCCCCCGCAGCCGGGCGCCTCGGCCACCGAGGTGGTCAAGGGCTTCCTCGACGCGATGACCGCCACGCCCATCCAGACCACGGTTGCGCGCGAGTTCCTGGCCAAGGACCTGCGCACCTCGTGGAACCCGCAGCGCCGGCTGATCACCTACGCCGACGCGTCCCCACCGCGGCTGCGCGGGCCGAGCAAGGTGGCGGTCACGCTCACCAGTGCCGACCAGCTCGACGCCCGGCTGGCCTGGCAGGGCCGGCTGCCGCGGTCGAAGCGGGTCGTGGACTTCCCGGTGACCATGGAGAACGGGGAGTACCGCATCGAGGATGCCCCGAACGCGCTGATCGTGCCGGAGACGTGGTTCGAGCAGCGGTTCCGCGAGGTCTCGCTGTACTTCTTCGACCCCACCGCCACCATCCTGGTCCCCGAGCCGGTCTTCGTGCCCCGGGGCGACCAGTTGACCACCGCCCTGGTCAAGGGCCTGCTCCGCGGTCCGGGCACCGAGCTGGACCGGGTCTCGCGCAGCTTCATCCCGCCGGGCCTCGACTACGGCGTCTCGGTGACGGTCTCGGACGCCGGCGTCGCGGACATCTCCCTCAAGGGCGACGTGAGCCCCGAGAACTCCCAGGCGGTGGACCTGATGATGGCCCAGTTCGCCTGGACGCTGCGGCAGGACCCCGCGGTGCGAGCCTTCCAGGTCACCGTCGGGGGCCAGCAGATCCAGCTGCCCGGCGGCGTGAGCGAGGTCAGCGTCGAGGAGGGTGCGGCCTACGACCCCACGGGCTTCCGCTCCAGCTCGCTGCTCTACGGCCTGCGCGACGGGCTGCTGGTCTCCGGGACCGCCTCGGGGCTCGACCCCGTCGACGGCCCGCTCGGCCAGGACCGCGAGGGGATCCGCTCCCTCGCGGTGAACCTCGACGCGACCCGGGCCGCCGGGGTCACCGACGACGGCAGCGCGGTGGTCGTGGCCCCCGTGCACGCGCCGGGGACGGAGGTGCGCCAGGAGGCCAGCGGGGCCAGTGACCTGCTACGGCCGGCCTGGGACTTCGCCGACCGGCTCTGGCTGGTGGACCGCACGCCCGGGGGCGCCCGGATCTCCTACGTGTGGCACGACCGGCTGACCGCCCTGCAGGTCTCCGGCATCACGGGGCGCCAGGTCCGTGGCTTCCTCGTCTCGCGTGACGGCTCGCGGCTGGTCGCGGTGGTCCACCGCGGGCGGGCCGGGGACGCGATCATGGTCAGCCGGATCAAGCACGACGACCAGGGCCGGGTGCTCGGCGCCGAACGGGCCCAGCGCCTGGTCTGGGAGGGCAGCGGGCGGCTGCGGATCCGGGACCTTGCCTGGCGCACCACCACCAGCATCGCCGTGCTGAACCTGGTGGGCGACCAGCTCGCCCAGGTCCGCGCGCTGCCGCTCGACGGGTCGCCGCCGGCGATCGGCAGCCTGTCGACGACGCTCCCCGGCAACATCGAGGGCCTGGTCGGCTCGCCGGCTCCCAGCGAGGACCTCTACGCCCGGACCCGGTCCAGCCTGCGCGACCTGTCCAGCTCGGGGAGCGGGCTGCAGAACCTCGAGTCGGGGACCACCGCGCTGGGCTACGTGGGCTGA
- a CDS encoding phosphoribosyltransferase family protein, which produces MPEALPPPLRDAAADLLLGGRCLACARPGRLLCAGCAAELPGGARPSWPSPPPPGLAPPWAAAEYAGTVKALVVGHKERRLVGLRGPLGRLLAQAVAAALAGAGDGAGEGERVVLVPVPSRPGSVRARGYDPTYALTTVAARLVRPGTEVSVARLLRSRPGVVDQAGLGAAARAANLAGSMACPDSGLRRLARRGRRVRVVLCDDVLTTGATAREAQRALESVGLQVAAVAAVAATRRRLPPSRR; this is translated from the coding sequence GTGCCCGAGGCCCTGCCGCCGCCACTGCGCGACGCGGCCGCCGACCTGCTGCTCGGCGGCCGGTGCCTGGCGTGCGCCCGGCCGGGGCGGTTGCTGTGCGCGGGCTGCGCCGCCGAGCTGCCGGGCGGCGCGCGCCCGTCCTGGCCCTCCCCGCCGCCGCCGGGGCTGGCCCCACCCTGGGCGGCCGCGGAGTACGCCGGGACCGTGAAGGCGCTCGTGGTCGGCCACAAGGAGCGACGCCTGGTCGGCCTGCGCGGGCCGCTGGGTCGGCTGCTCGCGCAGGCCGTGGCCGCCGCCCTGGCCGGGGCCGGCGACGGGGCTGGCGAGGGGGAGCGGGTGGTGCTGGTGCCGGTGCCCTCCCGCCCCGGCAGCGTGCGGGCCCGCGGCTACGACCCGACGTACGCCCTGACGACGGTGGCCGCGCGACTGGTGCGGCCCGGGACGGAGGTCTCGGTGGCGCGGCTGCTGCGCAGCCGACCCGGCGTGGTGGACCAGGCGGGGCTCGGCGCGGCCGCCCGGGCGGCGAACCTCGCGGGCTCGATGGCCTGCCCGGACAGCGGCCTGCGCCGGCTCGCCCGTCGCGGCCGCCGCGTGCGGGTGGTGCTCTGCGACGACGTGCTCACCACCGGCGCCACGGCCCGGGAGGCCCAGCGCGCGCTGGAGTCGGTGGGCCTGCAGGTGGCTGCCGTGGCCGCCGTGGCGGCCACCCGGCGCCGGTTGCCGCCGTCGCGCCGGTGA
- the hpf gene encoding ribosome hibernation-promoting factor, HPF/YfiA family translates to MEVVVTGRHCEVSDRFRSHVNEKLTRLEKHDHRIIRVHVEVDCEPNPRQHDRAVRLELTAFSKGPVIRAEAAAEDKMGALDIALDKMAAQMRRAADRKRIHRGRHAPVSVGQALADSPVEVPAPRDESVTERQVGPIAVTGDGPLVVREKTHSAVPMTLDQALYEMELVGHDFYLFVDKESERPAVVYRRRGYDYGVISLDLDSQA, encoded by the coding sequence ATGGAAGTTGTGGTCACGGGTCGGCACTGCGAGGTGTCGGATCGGTTCCGCAGTCATGTCAACGAGAAGCTGACGCGGCTCGAGAAGCACGACCACCGCATCATCCGGGTCCATGTGGAGGTGGACTGCGAACCCAATCCGCGCCAGCACGACCGGGCGGTCCGGCTGGAGCTGACGGCCTTCTCCAAGGGGCCGGTGATCCGGGCCGAGGCCGCGGCCGAGGACAAGATGGGTGCGCTCGACATCGCCCTGGACAAGATGGCCGCGCAGATGCGCCGCGCGGCCGACCGCAAGCGCATCCACCGGGGCCGCCACGCCCCCGTGTCGGTCGGGCAGGCTCTCGCGGACAGTCCGGTCGAGGTCCCCGCGCCCCGCGACGAGTCGGTGACCGAACGCCAGGTGGGCCCCATCGCCGTCACCGGCGACGGCCCGTTGGTGGTGCGCGAGAAGACGCACTCGGCCGTCCCGATGACCCTCGACCAGGCGCTCTACGAGATGGAGCTGGTCGGCCACGACTTCTACCTGTTCGTGGACAAGGAGAGCGAGCGACCGGCGGTGGTCTACCGCCGGCGCGGCTACGACTACGGCGTGATCTCGCTGGACCTGGACAGCCAGGCCTAG
- the ahcY gene encoding adenosylhomocysteinase, producing the protein MDHKVADLSLADYGRTEITLAEHEMPGLMAMRARYGDTKPLAGARIAGSLHMTIQTAVLIETLVALGAEVRWASCNIFSTQDHAAAAVVVGPEGTAENPRGVPVFAWKGETLEEYWWCTQQILQWPGGEFANMILDDGGDATLLVHLGVEAEKSGQAPDPATAKSHEQKVVFETLQASLAQSDDRWTKIANEIRGVTEETTTGVHRLYDMMKEGSLLFPAINVNDSVTKSKFDNKYGCRHSLIDGINRATDVLIGGKVAVVCGYGDVGKGCAESLRGQGARVIVTEIDPICALQAAMDGYQVATLDDVLEVADLVITATGNRDVVTVEQMARMKHQAILGNIGHFDNEIDMAGLESYPGVERKTVKPQVDVWTFPAAGEREGHSIIVLSEGRLMNLGNATGHPSFVMSNSFTNQVLAQVELFTKPEEYPVGVYVLPKHLDEEVARLHLAALGVRLTTLTDDQAAYLGIDVSGPYKSEHYRY; encoded by the coding sequence ATGGACCACAAGGTCGCCGACCTGAGCCTGGCCGACTACGGCCGGACCGAGATCACCCTCGCCGAGCACGAGATGCCGGGCCTGATGGCCATGCGCGCGCGCTACGGCGACACCAAGCCGCTGGCAGGGGCCCGGATCGCCGGCTCGCTGCACATGACCATCCAGACCGCCGTCCTGATCGAGACCCTGGTCGCGCTGGGCGCCGAGGTCCGCTGGGCGTCGTGCAACATCTTCTCCACCCAGGACCACGCCGCGGCCGCGGTCGTCGTCGGCCCCGAGGGCACGGCGGAGAACCCCCGGGGCGTCCCGGTGTTCGCCTGGAAGGGCGAGACGCTGGAGGAGTACTGGTGGTGCACCCAGCAGATCCTGCAGTGGCCCGGCGGCGAGTTCGCCAACATGATCCTCGACGACGGCGGTGACGCGACGCTGCTGGTCCACCTCGGGGTCGAGGCCGAGAAGTCCGGCCAGGCGCCGGACCCGGCGACCGCGAAGAGCCACGAGCAGAAGGTCGTCTTCGAGACGCTGCAGGCCTCGCTCGCGCAGAGCGACGACCGCTGGACCAAGATCGCCAACGAGATCCGCGGCGTCACCGAGGAGACCACCACCGGCGTGCACCGGCTCTACGACATGATGAAGGAGGGCTCGCTGCTCTTCCCCGCCATCAACGTCAACGACTCGGTGACCAAGTCGAAGTTCGACAACAAGTACGGCTGCCGCCACTCCCTGATCGACGGCATCAACCGGGCCACCGACGTGCTGATCGGCGGCAAGGTCGCGGTCGTGTGCGGCTACGGCGACGTCGGCAAGGGCTGCGCGGAGTCGCTGCGGGGCCAGGGCGCGCGCGTCATCGTCACCGAGATCGACCCCATCTGCGCCCTGCAGGCCGCGATGGACGGCTACCAGGTGGCCACCCTCGACGACGTGCTCGAGGTCGCCGACCTGGTCATCACCGCGACCGGCAACCGCGACGTGGTCACCGTCGAGCAGATGGCCCGGATGAAGCACCAGGCGATCCTGGGCAACATCGGCCACTTCGACAACGAGATCGACATGGCCGGCCTCGAGAGCTACCCCGGCGTGGAGCGCAAGACCGTCAAGCCCCAGGTCGACGTGTGGACCTTCCCGGCCGCCGGCGAGCGCGAGGGGCACTCGATCATCGTGCTCTCCGAGGGCCGCCTGATGAACCTCGGCAACGCGACCGGCCACCCGTCGTTCGTCATGTCCAACTCCTTCACCAACCAGGTCCTGGCCCAGGTGGAGCTGTTCACCAAGCCCGAGGAGTACCCGGTCGGCGTCTACGTGCTGCCCAAGCACCTCGACGAGGAGGTCGCCCGGCTGCACCTGGCGGCCCTGGGCGTGCGGCTCACGACGCTCACCGACGACCAGGCCGCCTACCTCGGCATCGACGTGTCCGGACCCTACAAGTCCGAGCACTACCGCTACTGA
- a CDS encoding Trm112 family protein: MNIDPRLLEIIVCPQCRSGLEPVAEELVCTGCGLAYPVRDDIPVLLVDEARKPA, translated from the coding sequence GTGAACATCGACCCCCGGCTGCTGGAGATCATCGTCTGCCCGCAGTGCCGGTCCGGGCTCGAGCCCGTGGCCGAGGAGCTCGTCTGCACCGGCTGCGGCCTCGCGTACCCGGTGCGGGACGACATCCCCGTGCTGCTGGTCGACGAGGCCCGCAAGCCGGCCTGA
- a CDS encoding cation diffusion facilitator family transporter, producing MSAEGGNRAVIAALMANLGIAVTKFVAFFLTGVSSMLAEAIHSVADSGNQLLLLRGGKRAQKGATPEHPFGYGRERYVYSFIVSIVLFSLGGLFALYEAWHKYHEVHAAHGHPADSILDSRWWWVPPLVLGVAIVLEGMSFRTAIGEARKIKGGATFAQFIRRAKQPELPVILLEDFAALIGLGLALVAVVLALLTQNLYFDVAGTALIGVLLVVVAVVLATETKSLLLGESASLPAQQRITDALAGTPGVERIIHMKTMHLGPEELLVAAKIGVRSGATSVEVADAIDAAEVAIREAEATAQVIYLEPDIYRSDYVPAERPEPPAPAGH from the coding sequence ATGTCGGCAGAGGGCGGGAACCGGGCGGTCATCGCGGCGCTGATGGCCAACCTGGGCATCGCGGTGACCAAGTTCGTGGCGTTCTTCCTCACCGGGGTGAGCTCGATGCTGGCCGAGGCGATCCACTCGGTCGCCGACTCCGGCAACCAGCTCCTGCTGCTGCGCGGCGGCAAGAGGGCGCAGAAGGGGGCGACCCCCGAGCACCCCTTCGGCTACGGCCGCGAGCGCTACGTCTACTCCTTCATCGTCTCGATCGTGCTGTTCTCCCTCGGGGGCCTGTTCGCCCTCTACGAGGCGTGGCACAAGTACCACGAGGTGCACGCCGCCCACGGGCACCCGGCCGACTCGATCCTCGACAGCCGGTGGTGGTGGGTGCCCCCGCTCGTGCTCGGCGTCGCGATCGTGCTCGAGGGCATGTCCTTCCGGACCGCGATCGGAGAGGCCCGCAAGATCAAGGGCGGCGCCACCTTCGCGCAGTTCATCCGGCGGGCCAAGCAGCCCGAGCTGCCGGTCATCCTGCTCGAGGACTTCGCCGCCCTCATCGGTCTCGGGCTGGCCCTGGTCGCGGTGGTGCTGGCGCTGCTGACGCAGAACCTCTACTTCGACGTGGCCGGAACAGCGCTGATCGGGGTGCTGCTGGTCGTGGTCGCTGTCGTGCTGGCCACCGAGACCAAGAGCCTGCTGCTCGGGGAGTCGGCCAGCCTGCCGGCCCAGCAGCGCATCACCGACGCGCTCGCCGGCACGCCCGGCGTCGAGCGGATCATCCACATGAAGACGATGCACCTCGGCCCCGAGGAGCTGCTGGTGGCCGCGAAGATCGGCGTGCGGTCCGGCGCGACGTCCGTCGAGGTCGCCGACGCCATCGACGCCGCCGAGGTGGCGATCCGCGAGGCCGAGGCCACGGCGCAGGTCATCTACCTCGAGCCGGACATCTACCGCAGCGACTACGTGCCCGCCGAGCGCCCCGAGCCGCCGGCGCCCGCCGGGCACTGA
- a CDS encoding phosphomannomutase/phosphoglucomutase produces MPDTLDPANLDAVFKAYDVRGVVPDQIDEHLARAIGRAFVEVVKAGTVVVGHDMRPSSPGMAGAFASGASEAGADVVMVGLASTDQLYFASGHLDHPGVMFTASHNPAQYNGIKMCRAGAQPVGMETGLAEIRDAVRQGGPPTAGPQGTISEHDVLEAYAAHLLRLAPVRGRRLKVVVDAGNGMAGHTAPAVFGRLGEDRVELVPLYFELDGTFPHHEANPIEPANLVDLQRRVLAEGADIGLAFDGDADRCFVVDERGRAVSPSTLTALIAARELAKEPGAAVIHNLITSRAVPELVTELGGRPVRTRVGHSYIKATMAETGAIFGGEHSGHFYFRDFWRADSGMLAALHTLAALAETERPLSELLVEHERYVLSGEINSTVADQAAVTAEVEAAYAGRDGVSVDRLDGLTVSHPDWWFNVRPSNTEPLLRLNAEGRDEATMTEVRDAVLAIIRRERP; encoded by the coding sequence ATGCCCGACACGCTCGATCCCGCGAACCTCGACGCCGTCTTCAAGGCCTACGACGTGCGCGGCGTGGTCCCCGACCAGATCGACGAGCACCTGGCCCGGGCGATCGGCCGGGCGTTCGTGGAGGTCGTCAAGGCGGGCACCGTGGTGGTCGGGCACGACATGCGGCCGAGCTCGCCCGGCATGGCCGGCGCCTTCGCGTCCGGTGCCAGCGAGGCGGGCGCCGACGTGGTCATGGTGGGGCTGGCCTCCACCGACCAGCTCTACTTCGCCTCGGGCCACCTCGACCACCCCGGCGTGATGTTCACCGCCAGCCACAACCCCGCGCAGTACAACGGGATCAAGATGTGCCGGGCCGGGGCCCAGCCGGTGGGCATGGAGACCGGGCTCGCCGAGATCCGCGACGCGGTGCGGCAGGGCGGCCCGCCGACCGCGGGACCGCAGGGCACGATCAGCGAGCACGACGTGCTCGAGGCCTACGCCGCCCACCTGCTGCGCCTCGCGCCGGTGCGCGGCCGTCGGCTCAAGGTCGTGGTCGACGCCGGCAACGGGATGGCCGGACACACCGCGCCGGCCGTCTTCGGCCGGCTCGGGGAGGACCGGGTCGAGCTGGTGCCCCTGTACTTCGAGCTCGACGGCACCTTCCCCCACCACGAGGCGAACCCCATCGAGCCCGCCAACCTCGTCGACCTGCAGCGGCGGGTGCTCGCCGAGGGGGCCGACATAGGCCTGGCCTTCGACGGTGACGCCGACCGCTGCTTCGTCGTCGACGAGCGCGGCCGGGCGGTCTCGCCGTCGACGCTGACCGCGCTGATCGCCGCCCGCGAGCTGGCCAAGGAGCCGGGTGCGGCCGTGATCCACAACCTGATCACCAGCCGCGCCGTCCCCGAGCTGGTGACCGAGCTCGGCGGCCGGCCGGTGCGCACCCGGGTGGGGCACTCCTACATCAAGGCCACGATGGCGGAGACCGGGGCGATCTTCGGCGGCGAGCACAGCGGCCACTTCTACTTCCGGGACTTCTGGCGGGCCGACTCGGGGATGCTCGCGGCGCTGCACACGCTGGCCGCCCTGGCGGAGACCGAGCGCCCGCTCTCGGAGCTGCTCGTCGAGCACGAGCGCTACGTGCTCTCCGGGGAGATCAACTCCACCGTCGCCGACCAGGCCGCCGTGACGGCCGAGGTCGAGGCGGCGTACGCCGGGAGGGACGGCGTCTCCGTCGACCGGCTCGACGGGCTGACCGTCAGCCACCCAGACTGGTGGTTCAACGTCCGGCCGTCGAACACCGAGCCGCTGCTCCGGCTCAACGCCGAGGGCCGGGACGAGGCCACCATGACCGAGGTCCGCGACGCCGTGCTCGCGATCATCAGGAGGGAACGCCCGTGA
- a CDS encoding SIS domain-containing protein — MATWFDESRLDDEAVLAHDDPLLRPLAEAGARVRRESIDASAAAAEAVARSQDQSRPRAVIAAGPDSRLLRAVLEPWCPVPFVAWPGPMLPGWAGSLDLVVVLAPDGGDTGTASAVAEAIRRGCQVVAACPPDSLVARHAVGRWATLLPTVTRDQLATAVVMLEYLDRVGLGPRADAGVVAEALDAVAIACSPHRDLAVNPAKMLAIALADATPLVWGGSVLAARAARRVAESIRRASGRTALAGDAEHLLPVLEAARARNVFDDPVADGGGELRPMLLVLDDGAEDPVVVEQRGRLEGAARGRDIRVETVTTDAPTEVARYASLLLSGTYAAAYLRLGLVEE, encoded by the coding sequence ATGGCGACCTGGTTCGACGAGTCCCGCCTCGACGACGAGGCGGTCCTCGCCCACGACGACCCGCTGCTGCGCCCGCTCGCCGAGGCCGGCGCCCGGGTGCGCCGGGAGTCGATCGACGCCTCGGCGGCCGCCGCGGAGGCGGTGGCCCGCAGCCAGGACCAGTCCCGGCCGCGCGCGGTCATCGCCGCGGGTCCGGACTCACGGCTGCTGCGCGCGGTCCTCGAGCCCTGGTGCCCGGTGCCGTTCGTCGCCTGGCCCGGACCGATGCTGCCCGGGTGGGCCGGGAGCCTGGACCTGGTCGTGGTCCTGGCGCCGGACGGTGGTGACACCGGCACCGCCTCGGCGGTCGCGGAGGCGATCCGTCGCGGCTGCCAGGTCGTGGCCGCCTGCCCGCCGGACTCGCTGGTGGCCCGGCACGCGGTCGGGCGCTGGGCCACGCTGCTGCCGACGGTCACCCGGGACCAGCTGGCCACCGCGGTGGTGATGCTGGAGTACCTCGACCGGGTCGGGCTCGGTCCCCGCGCGGACGCCGGCGTGGTCGCCGAGGCCCTCGACGCGGTCGCGATCGCCTGCTCGCCGCACCGGGACCTCGCGGTCAACCCCGCCAAGATGCTCGCGATCGCGCTCGCCGACGCCACCCCGTTGGTGTGGGGCGGCTCGGTGCTGGCCGCCCGCGCGGCCCGGCGCGTCGCCGAGTCGATCCGGCGGGCCAGCGGTCGCACCGCGCTCGCCGGCGACGCCGAGCACCTGTTGCCGGTGCTCGAGGCGGCCCGGGCCCGCAACGTCTTCGACGACCCGGTGGCCGACGGCGGCGGCGAGCTCCGGCCGATGCTCCTGGTGCTCGACGACGGCGCCGAGGACCCGGTGGTGGTCGAGCAGCGCGGACGCCTCGAGGGCGCCGCGCGCGGCCGCGACATCCGGGTGGAGACCGTGACCACCGACGCGCCCACCGAGGTCGCGCGCTACGCCTCGCTGCTGCTCAGCGGCACCTACGCCGCGGCGTACCTCCGGCTGGGGCTGGTCGAGGAGTAG